A portion of the Lujinxingia litoralis genome contains these proteins:
- a CDS encoding diacylglycerol/lipid kinase family protein, translated as MPGIGIITNPHSRRNRRHPERMRRLGYMLGQHDTYELTNRIEDVEEVARKFKDNGIEILALNGGDGTNHVTLTTFIKVYGEEPLPKVALLRGGTMNTVSNGVGITGTPPRLLANLVEKYYTGQPFETTRRDILKVEDESGERYGFIFGNGIVSNFLEAYYATGNPSPTTAGVLVARALAEMPVGGKLPEQLFRPFTASIEFEDTLWEERDYASVLASTVDQIGLGFRPFIRCQERDHSFHLLGVTGGPVDIALALPRIRLGLPVDERKIRSEVSSRALFRSSEPIHYTIDGDMHVAQSGEVTLATGPSVELIIK; from the coding sequence ATGCCTGGCATCGGAATCATCACCAATCCCCACAGCCGTCGAAACCGCCGCCACCCCGAGCGCATGCGACGGCTGGGCTACATGCTCGGTCAACACGACACCTACGAGCTGACCAATCGCATCGAAGATGTTGAGGAGGTCGCCCGTAAGTTCAAAGATAACGGCATCGAGATCCTGGCCCTCAACGGCGGCGACGGCACCAACCACGTCACGCTGACCACCTTCATCAAGGTCTATGGCGAGGAACCCCTGCCCAAGGTCGCCCTCTTGCGCGGGGGCACCATGAACACCGTCTCCAACGGGGTGGGCATCACCGGCACCCCGCCGCGCCTGTTGGCCAACCTGGTCGAGAAGTACTACACGGGCCAGCCCTTTGAGACGACGCGTCGCGACATCCTGAAGGTCGAAGACGAGAGCGGAGAGCGCTACGGCTTTATCTTTGGCAACGGCATCGTCTCCAACTTCCTGGAGGCCTACTACGCCACGGGCAACCCCAGCCCGACCACCGCCGGGGTGCTGGTGGCCCGGGCGCTGGCCGAGATGCCGGTCGGTGGCAAGCTCCCCGAGCAGCTCTTTCGCCCCTTTACCGCCAGCATCGAGTTTGAAGACACCCTGTGGGAGGAGCGCGACTACGCCTCGGTGCTGGCCTCCACCGTCGACCAGATCGGGCTGGGGTTTCGCCCCTTTATCCGCTGCCAGGAGCGCGATCATAGCTTCCACCTGCTGGGCGTGACCGGGGGGCCGGTGGACATTGCGCTGGCGCTGCCAAGAATTCGACTTGGCCTGCCCGTCGACGAGCGTAAGATCCGCAGCGAGGTCAGCTCCCGGGCGCTCTTCCGCTCCTCGGAGCCCATCCACTACACCATCGACGGGGATATGCATGTGGCGCAGTCCGGGGAGGTCACCCTGGCCACCGGCCCCTCGGTGGAGCTGATCATCAAATAG